aggcagcggcctaatccactgagccacccaggcgcccgcacaatcctctttctttattattttccataacagCTTTATCGAGATACAATTCTcataccatataattcacccatttaaagcgTACGGTTCATGACTCCAAAAAACCACATTTCcgcacctctcccagctcctaaACTCTTCAGCTCCATCAGTcgttctgtttctatggatttgcttTTTCTGGACAGTTcagataaatagaatcatacGATATGTGTCGTCTTTTGTGAGTagcttttttctttcaatgtcACGTTTGCAAGACTCGTCCACCTTGTGTGTGAATGTACTGGATTTTGCTTGCTCATCAGCTGATGGACGTTTGCGTCATTTCCACGCTTTGGCTGCTGTGAGGGATACTGCTTGGAGCATTTGTGTGCACATGGGTTTTTGTTTCTCTCAGATACCTGGGAGTTCCCATAGTATTTTGAAGCAAACTTCTGGCACCGTATCATTTCACCTGTAAATATTTCAGCATGCATCTCTAAGAAAGGATTAAGAAACAACCACAACACCACTATGCCACTTAAAACACTTTAACACTAATTGCTTACTGTCATCAAATAGATTCTGGAGTACATTACGACAGGATTTCCTGATGCGTTAGATGTGAGCTGTGAGACAAGTTGAGGAGGGGGATCAAGAAGGACTCTGAGGTTTTTGTCCGGTACCTGGACATCAGCTGACAAGAAGGAGGGCTGTGGGTGGACCTGGCTTTTGGGGGCCACCAGGAGTACAATTTTAAGGTTAGTTTTGAGAACATGACCAGGTAGCCAAGTGGAGATGTTGAGTTTTCTGTGTGTCTGGAATTTAGGAAGGAGGTCTGATTTGGGGTGTTGTCAGCATGAAGATGGGGGTTAAAGCTGTGAGGCTGAACCAGCTCTGTACCGGAGTGACTGCAGGTAGGGAAGAGACCCCAGAACAGAGCCCAGGAGCACCACAACGTGATCAGGCGGTGTGGTGAGGAGGAAGGGGCCTGAGCAGGAGCAGCCAGTGAGCCAGGAGAGTGAGCTTTTCTGGAAGCCCAGGGAAGGATCACTGGCTCATCACAGAATGGCTCACGggttcatgggggggggggcattcagTGGAGCAGGAACAGTTTATTCCGCATTAAAGCGGTCCTCTCTCAGCTCCTGGAAACTTGTATTGGGATCAACCTCCTCCTCCGGGTAGTCTGCCTTCTTGGGCAGAATTTAAAAGGGCTCCAGTCTAGTGCCGGCCCACAAGGCCAACTTCTGTAGTTCGTAAGAGAATGCAGACaactctgcctggctctctgccttgTTGTCTTGGGCTATGAGCCCACGTCCCATTTTCAGATTCCTCAGCATGCGTCAGATACTAGATGTCCCCTTCAGGCCCTCAGTTCCAGTGAACACTCATCAGGTTCTCAGTGGTGTCCTTGAAGCCCATCTTACTAGGCAGATTAACTTCTTAGAGCTGCTGTGACAGATAACCACAAGCTGACTGGCTAAGACAATAGACCTTTAtcctctcccagttctggaggccagaagtctgaaatcaaggtgtcttCAGGGCCACGCTCCCTCCGCAGGCTCTAGAGGAggatccttcctgcctctcccagctgCAGGTGGCTCCAGTCCTTCCTTGGTTTGTGGCCGAATCATTCTAGTCTGTCATCACGTGGCCTTGTCCATGTCTGTGTTCTGTCTCTTAgaaggacacttgtcattggatttaagGCCACTCtcatccaggatgatctcatctcaagatctttCACTTACTTACaccggtaaaaaaaaaaaccctttgtcCATACAAGGTCACATTCACGGGCTATGGGGGTCAGGATGTGGACATGCGTTGCTGGGATTCTGCTTCAGTGCACTATACGCGGTAATGAACCGACCTCTTCGCTCCTGCTTGGAGGTGTATGTGGCACGGAGGACTCACAAAAACGATCCTCTCCATAAGTCCCCCCCCTCGTGAGATGCTTACCTTGACTTTACAGCCTGGAGGCGGGTCCTAGGCAGAGTTTATAACAAGTGCCGAACCACGGCCTTCTGATCCCACGCATGGGCCTGCAACTGCCTTTGTGCGAGAAGATGTACCACCTCGTAGACGGGAAAGCCTGTCTTGGGTTCCTGTTACACCTGATAAAGTGCTCGGCGTTCTGCTTAAAGTGTGGCCCCAGAACTCCCAAACAGACTACACTCCTTGCCCTGCAAGGTAAGAGAATTCTGCGAGGGTCTCATAGGACACGTctgctccctttctcctccagACCCTGACTTGTTGGATGAGCAGGCCCCCCTGGAAGAGTCAGCCGTGTGAGATGGTGCAGCCCAGTGGTGGCCCGACAGGGGACCAGGACGTTTTGGGTGAAGAGTCTTCTCTGGGGAAGCCGGCCATGCTCCACGTCGCTTCTGAGCAGGGCGCTCCTGAGACCTTCCAGCGCTGCCTGGAGGAGAATCAAGAGCTCCGAGGTGAGGAGGGCGGCAGGTGTGACGAGTCAGACGTCAGAGGTCCCAGCCTTGTTGGAGGGGGAGGCTTCGTCCATTCCTCTGTGCCTGTGTTTTTAccgggtctggggtgggggtgccccTGAGAGCCAACTAGTGATTCGAACTCAGCCACTCTCCCTTTGGGTTTCAGGTGGGCTCCCTGGAAGTGGACCATGAGGGTTAGATGGCCGTGCGGGAAGTTTATTGAGAGCGCTCTGAGGACCCGCACCCGGGaaggggaggacagggaggaagcGGGGGTGGGCTCAGGGAGAAACCGGGCTGCAGTGCAGGCTGACCCCGCAGGGAGCTCTGGCGCTGGAGTGACCTTCTGAGTTGTCCCAAGTCGGCCGGCTGTGGTGGGCCTTGTCCATCTCCATCCTGATCTGTCCAGAAGCGCAGGGCTGTTCTGGGAGGGCCCTGCGGCTCACGGAGAGGGGGCGTGGCCTGCCCTGGGACGGACCTGCGGGGGAAGGAGGGCTGTTTCTGGTGCTTCCGGGGCGTGCCGGAGCACGGACCAGGTGGTGGCTCCCAGAACCATCCGGTTTCTGTCTTCACCTCGATCTGCACCCACTCACCTGCCACCATCTCACTTGTTTGGGGGGCGGCTTCTTCAGCTCCCAGGGGCCTGCACCGTGCCTCTCAGGCGGCTGGCTGCCCTTGAGTGGGGCATATCTGTGGCCGCCCTACAAGGGACAGCATCCCGCCCACCGTGATCCTGCTGAGACATCTGTGGGGCGGTTCCTGGCTGCTCACTTGGTGTCGAGCAGCATCCCTGGTCTCCCCCACTAGATGGCAGTAGCACTCTTCCAGTCACCACAACCAGCAACGTCCCCAATGTTGTCCTGTGTCTTGCTGTGTTGGGGTCACATAGAGCTGGCCgccgggttgggggtggggagacagctCGGCTTGCACAAGGATGTGTGTGGGCTCTGCTGGGCGCCAGGAGGGTGCTCCAGCAAGAGGGGCTTGGGGGCAGGAGTGACAGGCCCGCTGCAGAGGGCTCATGGCCCCGCAGCCTCCCCTGCCACGGAGCTCTTGAAGCGGCGCCCTCCGGCCGCGCGGCCTGAGCCGAGGATGTGCGGTGCGTTGGCTCCGCACCTCGCCATCAGTGGGTGCTGTGTGTCATGCCCTGGGTCACTCCTGGGCACTGATGGTGTCTGCCCCCAGCGACGCTCAGGATTGTGCCCAAGAAGGGTGCAGGGGAGAGGACATAGACTTTGCTTGGAATGTCGAGGGGCGGGGAACCTCGCGGAAGAGGCAGTGCGTAGCTGGGGTAGGAGTCCGCTTCCGTGATGTGTCCGGGAGAGGCGGATCCAGAGAGGAACAGAAGCGTGGATTCCACAGGCTGAGGGTGATGGTGAAGTGCCTGTGAGTGGGTTCTGGTTTTTTTGGGGAGCGGTAATGGAAACGTTCTGGAACTAGCTAGAAGGGATGGGTGCATAGCTTTGTGAATACGCAGAAGCCACCGAAATATCGTGTactttaaaatgatgaatttGATGTGATGTGAATTTTGTCTCAATAGAAAAGGGAGTTGCATGTGAGTTGAGGCTTgggtgggagctgggcagaatcgcagcaggtggagggtggaggtgggtgggggaagcgCGCCTGAGGCGGGAGGCCCCTGTGTGAGGGCCACAGTCTGCTTTGCTCCCCTGCGGGGAAGGAGTCACGTGGGGACAGAACATGCAGAATGTGTCTGCGGCGCTGGCCTCCGACGCCCCTGGCGTTCATCAAGGTTTTGACCAGAGAGTGACGTGAAGCGACTGCCTGTTGCCATCTTGAAGAGTTCCGTGTTTGTGAGAACCTTCGTGTGTCACCGAGCAGTTGGGTCACCGTCCGTGTCCTTCAGCTGCCCGCGGTGTGCCTGGCTGCGGGGCTCTccttccctcagcctctgccGACTGCCGGGCCTTGGCACACACTCATCCCTCAGCCAGGTGGGAGGGGGCCGGGCTGTTCCGTGACGGTTTGCTGTGCCCTGCTCCTGGGAGCAGCCGTGTTAGCCCCGCGGACCGTGCCGAGGAGGACGGTGAGGCTCCGGGAGGTCAGTCACTGGGGCCGCTTGAAGCCCCCTGGGCCTCCCAGGCTGCAGCCGGCCATGTCACAGGGCGCTCTGCGCCCGTGGCCGTCCCGGGGTCTGCGGGTAGCCGCGGGGTCTGCGGGTAGCCCCGGGGTCTGCGGGTAGCCCCGGGGTCTGCGGGTAGCCCCGGGGTCTGCGGGTAGCCGCGGGGTCTGCGGGTAGCCCCGGGGTCTGCGGGTAGCCGCCCGTCCTGGTTCCGAGGGTAGTGACCCAGCGCTGCGGGCCGGGCGGGCGCGCCTATGCCCGGGGCCGGAGGACGGCCAAGCTCCGGGCGCTTAGGGAGGAGGTGGCGCTTGGCACGTGCTCAAGCGAAGCCGAGGTGTTTGGTCTCTGGAGAAGTTGAGGGGCTTCGTCACTAGGGCGAGTCTGTGAATCGTTTCGAACGAGGGCGGCAGACTGAGAGGAAGCGCTGCGGCGCCCGCTCGGCTGCCGGGTCGCCGGGGCCCCGGGGAAGGGCCGCCCGGCGGCCCGCAGCTCTCACGCGGGTCCTCTTCTCGGCCGCCAGACGCCATCCGCCAGAGCAACCAGGTGCTGCGCGAGCGCTGTGAGGAGCTGCAGCGCTTCCAGGGCagccagaggaaggagaaggagttcCTCGTGCAGAAGTTCCAGGAGGCCCGGAAGCTGGTGGAGAGGCTGAGCCTGGAGAAGCGCGAGCTGCGGAGGCAGACGGAGCAGGCCCTGCAGGAGGTGGAGCACCTGAAGCGCTGCCAGCAGGTAGCGGGGGCGGCGGGCCGGGTGCTGCCCAGGGCCGGCGAGCGGCGGGGCCGGCGCCCTGCGTTCGGGGAGCGCAGGGGCGCCGGGGCCCCCCCTCCGAGAGCACCCGCCGGCTCGGGGCTCCGCGAGGAGGGTTCGCAGAACGCAGAGGGGCCGGACCGCGGCTCCTGGTGGAGCCTGTGGTGCTCAGCAACGGCGCGAGTGCTCGGGTGGGAACCAGCAAGGACGCAGGGGGCGCAGGGCCGCGCtgggatggggcgggggtggggggggagcttCTGGGAGCTTCCGGGGGCCCTGGCTGGCAGGGGCGCGGGCCGGCCCGTGTCTCCCGCGGCCTGGGGTGACAGCCCGCCCTGGGCCCCACCACCAGGGAAGCCTCCCTGAGCGGTGCTGTCGGGGGACTTGAGCACGGGGTCCGTCCCGTCAGCCTGGAGCTCCTGCGGGGCTGACCTCGGTCTGCGCACACCCCCGTCCCCCTGGGATGCGAAGCTGAGAGTGTGGCCCAGCTCGCCCGCCAGGAGTCACGTGGTCAACGGAGATGGCCTGTCATGGCGCTCGGGAAAGAGCATACCGGGTGCCTGGGGCGACCCTGACAGGGGACCCCAAACTGGGCGGCTAAAGAAAGAGACCTGTATTGCCTCCCACTTCTGGAGGCCGGAAGCCCAAGAGCCAGACGTGGGCAGGGTTGGTGCGTTGTGGGGGCCCCAAGGGGAGAACCTGTTCCAGGCGGCTTTCCCAGCCGCTGGTTGTGCCTGTGGTCCTCGCCCTTCTTTCACTTGTAGCTGTATTCCTCCGTGTCCCTCTCTGTTGTCACATCACCTCACTGTGTGTCTGTatgtctctcctcctcttcttttttttttcagagattttatttatttatttgacagagatcacaggtaggcagagaggcaggcagagagagagagtggaagaagcaggcttcccgccgagcaggaagcccaatgcagggctccgtcccaggaccctgggatcatgacctgagcgcaaggcagacgcctaacaactgagccacccaggcgccccgagtcgaAGTCATTTTGTGCCGATTTCGTGTGTATTACAGTCATTGGATCCCCCCCTCCAGCATGACTCGATCATAACTTGATTGTGTCTGCTAAGCCCTCTCTCCTCGTCAGGTACCATCTgtaggtactgggggttaggatgtGGACGTATCTTTTGGGCATCACCATTCAACCCATCCTAGGCTTGAACAGGTGGCCTCAGGGCTCTTTGCTAAATGCCTTCAGAGCCTCTCTGCTTGCCCCGCCCGCATTGAGGGATGCTGGCCTCACAGCTGACAAGTCCGCCAGTGGTGGCTATGGGAGCAGACGCGGCTTCATGTCGCTCGTGACAGTGTCAGCTGGTGCCACTACTTGGAAAAATGAGTCGGCATTTTCTCTTCAAGTTGCAAATGCGGTTGCCCCTGACTCAGCAGCCTCCCAGCAGGTGCGCCTGTCTGAGGAGCCTGGCACCGAAACCTGGGCATGGTGCAGGTGCCCATCATTGGAGAAGCTGGTAGAACCGTAGGGTGGAAGTTTTTTtataacagctttactgagataaaaGTCATCTACCGTAAAACTCATCCTTTTAAAGTACAGAattggggcgcgtgggtggctcagtgggttgcgcctctgccttcagctcaggtcatggtctcggggtcctgggattgagccccgcatcgggctctctgctcagcggggagcctgcttcccccctgtccccgcctgcctctctgcctacttgtgatctctccctgtcaaataaatgaaataaaacctttctaaaaaaaagtacagaatccCTGGCTTTCTCGTATATTCATAGActtgtataaccatcaccactCTCTGGttctagaacatttcatcctTCCCCCCACCGCCCTGCAGAGAAACCCTGGCCCCATTAGCCAGTACTCTGcaccctctccctcagcccccggCACTGTCAAGTCTGCCTTCTGTGTCCGGGTTTGCGTCTTCTGGGAATTTCACACAAATGGAATCTCATGGGATGTGCCTCTCacatctggcttctctcactcagcATCAAGATTTTGGGGGTAATgctactatgtatttttttaaagttttatttatgtaatctctgtacccagtgttgggcttgaactcatgaccccaatatcAAGATTCACGTCTCTCtccaactgagccggccaggtgcccccagtagtGCTGCTGTGAATCTTTGGGTGTGGACGCGCATTTTCGTCACCAAGGACACACCTGGAGTTCCCCTGTTAATTTGAAGCAAATTCTAGACACCAAAAGacttcatctgtaaatatttcagtgtcTGTGTCTAAGAAAGGCCTTAAAAGAGATATAACCACAATACCACTGTCACATCTGAAATAGTTTACATTCGTTATTTGGTGTTCTCAACTAGACAcggtatatattttttaaaatttttatttacttatttgacagagagagagagagatcacaagtaggcagagagagagggggaagcaggctccctgccgagcagagagcctgatgcggggctcgatcctaggaccctgagaccgtgacctgagctgaaggcagaggctttaacccactgagccgcccaggcaccccagacacaGTATATTTTGACAGCATTTCCTGGTGTGTTAGATGTGAGTGAGACACAGGGGGAGTCAAGAGGAACGCCGAGGTTTCTGTCCTGGTAGCTGGAAGATGGATTTTCCATCAGCTGACAAGAAGGGGGCTATGGGTAGAACGGACTTCTGGGAGCTATCGGGCATGCCGTTTCTCAGGGCGCTGCTAAATATCCAGGGGACACGTTGATGTGACAGGCCAAGTGGTGGGGGTTGTTTGCACTCTTCAGTGGGGAGACCTTTGCTGATGTGCATTCTAGTAAGGACCAGAACACAGTGAGGGGCTGAGCCACATGGGGTATCTAAGGAAAGCCTGTTTTAGAGGCGGGAGgagagcatgtgcaaaggtcctgaggtagtgACATGCCTGTCATTTTCAAGGCACACCAAAGAGGCAAATGTGGCTGAAGCTGTGCGAAGGTGGCTGAGGGGTGGGCGGGGAGAGTCATGGTAGGGGCTGGTAGGGGCAGGTTATGTGGGCTTAGTAGGGCCAGTGGGAAGATTGGGGCTTTGACCCAAGTGTCACAGGGACAGTAGGGGCTGCTGTGCTAGGGTGAGACATTATCTGGTTTCCTGTTGACTGTAGAGTATGGGGGGGGTTATTATGGGGTGGAGTCGTGTGCCCCCAAAAGGAATGTCCACATCCTAAACCCTGTACCTCAGAacatgatcttatttggaaatagggtttttTGCAGAAGTAATAAAGTTCAGATGTGGTCATACTAAATCCCATGATCACTGTCCTTAACGGGAGAGAAACAGACACGGAGACATCCAGGGAAGACAGCCTGGTGATGAtgaaggcagagagtgggggtcCCCCCCCCCAGGCTTCTCAGAAGACACCAGCCCTGCCCACGCTTGCTCCTGGACTTCGGAGCAACAGTACGTTACTGTTGTCTTACAGTCCCCACCTTGCGATCCTGTATGGAAGGCCCAGAAAACTCCTCCAGGTGCAGGAGTGGAAGAGGGCCCAGGTGGAAGTCCCTCCAGCCCCCGGTGAGGCTGGCCGGAGCAGGCACCTGCCCACAGGGTCTGTTGGCAGGCCCAGGCGACGTGGAGTACGGGACAGGTAGCTGAATAGCTAAGGTGGGGCCCCTGAGAAGAGTCTGTCTTAGAGGTGTGACTTGGCCAGCGGCCGGCCTACAGGGGTCCGGCGGGCCTGGAGACCAGACCTGTGCGTGGAGATGCAgagcagaagggcaggagtggCAGGCGTGGTGTGTGCCTATGCGCAAGAAGCCAGGGCAGGGGCGTGGAGGGCAGGAGAGGCGGTTTCCCGGGGCAGGGGGTCTGGCCGTGGGGGACTGAGGTGCTGACTGTGGGCTTGAGCCGCTTAAGGTAATGGGGGACCTGGCCTGGACGGTGGGATAAGGGAGACCGGCCATCGGGAGTTTGGGCAACTCTCGAGTTTTGGCCCTGGTAGAGAGCCTTCTGGAAGGCGTCCGGCCATCTTGGCTCTGGTAGCCTCGGCTTGTGGACAGGAGCACGCATGTTGACGCTGTCTTCAGGTCCAGCCTCCCTTGGCACCATGTCCTGCCGTGCTCTGTCCTTACAGCCTCCCCGTCATCCTCGTGAGCCATGAGGCGACTCTGTGCCTGtgtctgcaggggtgggggggcgtctGGGAATGTGTGGTTGTGGGACTCGGGAGGCTTCTGGAGGGGAGCGGTGAGGTGAGTGGTGGTGACATGTCTTTATCCCTGCCCGCTGCCCCGGGGCTCGGGGATGCCAGGGGCGGGCAGCTGGTGAGAAGGCATCGCTGATAGgaagtggctttttttttcacGCAGCAGATGGCTGAGGACAAGGCCTCCGTGAAAGCCCAGGTGACATCCTTGCTGGGGGAGCTGCAGGAGAGCCAGAGTCGTTTGGAGGCCGCCAACAAGGAGCGGCAGGCTTTGGAGGGCAGGTGAGTGGGGAGGGAAAGCCCCCCAGGGCTGCTGCTCAGGTACCCTAGAGGAGGGAGGCATCTTCAGAGCCTCCGGCGGGTTCCTCTGTCCAGGCACAGGGACCACCGTCAGAAGGGAACTGTCATGCTGGCATGGGGGCCTCGAAGCCGCCCGCTGCCCACATGCCGCCCGATGGCCGGGTTTGCGAGTGGCCTGCCCAAGTCGGCGGCTGGCCGGCTGCTCCTTGCTGCCATGTGGGCTTCCTGCAGGCGGGATGAGCGGGTCAGGGCACGCCTGTTCCTGGGCTCTCCTGCCACCGGGGCGCTGCCCTCTAGAGAGCAAGGCGGGCCCGCCCGATGGCGGGTGCTGCTCTCCGGTGACAGACATGGGTGATGGCCGTGTGCTGGGCCGAGCGCGGCGGCCTTCCCgcgggaggagaggggaggggggcgggagcGAGTCCTCCGTGGTCCGCGACCCGCGACAGCACGTGGACCTGCTTCCGTCTGGGAAATGGTGTGAGGAGAGGCATCACTCTGGCCTCGGGCTGCTCACCTTCTCCGTTTGCCCGTGGACTCTGTGTCTCCAGCTTTCTGCGATCATGTGTGTCACTTTTTGGACAATCGGAGTCTTTTCTGCCTGTCTTTTTCTGTGTACATGAAAGAACCTGCTAGAGGCAACTTGGGGCCGTTCGTGACACCACGCGGACATTTATGGCGGCACTTGTGGGCTCCTGGGCAGTGTCCGTTTGTGTTCCTCACCTCACGGTCCTAGATGTGCTGAGCTGGCCAGCTTGGACGCAGAGGCCTTGCTGGGGTCTCGGGGCACTTGGTGTGGCCGTTTGGAGAGCTTCctgcctcacacacacacagagggcccccagccctgggcctgtCCTGTTGTCCCCCTTATTCCAGGGCCCCGGGGCGATGGCAGTGTCGGAAATGTGCTCAGTGTGTTCGGACAGGTGCAGAGAAGCGGCGAAACCAGTGGCCATTCCCGGCAACCCCCATCGCCTCTGCAGTGGGGTCTGTGCAGGGCTTTGGGTCAGCCGGGCGACATGGCCGGAGCCTGGGACTGGAGATCTGGGGAACTGTGGGGAGATAGGAGAGCGGAGCTTGGAGACTGGGGGCTGTGGGGGATATGGCTCCGAGGATGCCGGGCTGTGGCGGCCGTGGCCGTGGCCAGGCGGGTGGGAGGCTCCTCTTCCAGGTGTGTGCCTTTGGGAGTGCCGCTGAGCCATCGAGCTTCTAGAACAGGGACTGAGAGGGAAGGAGTCAGCCCCAAGCCGGGCTCTCTGCGGTTGTCCCGTGTTCGGTAACTGGCTTCCATCTTCCCCTGCCGTGGGCTCGGGCGGGCGCGCCAGGGCCCTGCCGTGACCGTCCCCTTCCGTGCCAGGGCCCGGGCGGCCAGCGAGCAGGCGCGGCAGCTGGAGAGCGAGCGGGCGGCGCTGCAGCAGCAGCACAGCGTGCAGGTGGACCAGCTGCGGATGCAGAGCCAGAGCGTGGAGGCGGCCCTGCGCATGGAGCGCCAGACGGCCTCGGAGGAGAAGTGAGTGGCCCAGGCCCGCGCGAGGACACCAGGTCCCCGTGGGCCGCCCCCCCCGGCCCCCATTTGACCCGGCTCTGAGACGGGGATCTGTGCTCTCCAGCCCGCGCTGGGGTACCCCCGCGTGGCCGCCTTCAAGTCTCCTCTCGTCCGCAGCCGCTCTCCCGTCCCCTCTGCTTCTCACGGGGCCGTTCCACCTGATTCTGAACGTTCCTCGTTTCCACGACCGATAGCCTTCACACAAAGCGTGCTCACCGCGTGCTGAGGCTGGCCCAAGGGCGGAGGGTCTGTAGGCACAGAGGCCCCTGGAGGCCCCCGTGCGGCCTGTGCTGGGGACAGGCGCGGAGGGGGTGGGCTTGCGAGCGGAAGCGCGGGGCGCTCGTTTCCCCAGCGGAGGCTCCTCTTCGGCAGGCGGAAGCTGGCCCAGCTGCAGGTGGCCTATCACCAGCTCTTCCAGGAGTACGACAGCCACGTCAAGAGCAGCACGGTGAGCAGCGAGCGAAACCGAGTGCGTGTGGCGGGCATGTCCCCGGGACTGGCCACCACGGACGTGCCTGGGTTCCTCTCCTCGCGGCCGAGAAACACAAGGGCCCACGGAGCTGCTGCCCCGGATTTAGGACTGTCGGAGCTCAAGCTCTTATCTGAAGACTTGAGAGAATTGTGTCAGAGCTCTGTCAGGGTCGCAGTGTGACAGCTCAGGGCGGGATGCGGGACAGACCAGGTGGGCCTCTAGGTGGGGACACGCTGGTCTCCAAGGCCAGTCCCTCCTGCCACCTCAGCTCCGGACGCCGATTTCTCAGAGCCACGGTAAGGCCTGGAAGGCTTCTGTCACTCTGGTGAAGGTGGCTGGGGCCTTTTTTCTGGTTTGTTCTCATCAGACCTGTACTGGGTGTGGTTTCTAGGGGTCCCATTTTAAGAAGGATGCTGTCAAACACAAATGTACCCAGAGGAGACTTGGAAGGGGACAGCGCTAGGGGAGGTGGATGGCCTTGTCCCTTGAGGGCCTGGAGGCAGGCTGTGTGGCTGAGGAGTCCGGGAAGGGAGTGTCGAGCTGGGCAGGAAGTTGTGCCCCCTGACCTCAGAGGCCCCCCACACCCTCTGCCTTTCCTGTGCCCTACCCGCACTGACGTCTGGTGGCCGGTGTCACTCCGGCATTGGCCAGCTGGGGCTCGTCTCTTGTTGCTTTTGGTTCTTGTCACCTGGAGCAGCCACGGGCCTGGTGGCGGCCTGGCTCCTGCGCTGGGCCGGCTGGGGCCCCCTCACCTCCCCCTTGCCCGGCTCTAGGGAATGCAGCTGGAGGACCTCAAGCAGCAGCTCCAGCAGGCGGAGGAGGCCCTGGCGGCCAAGCAGGAAGTGATCGACAAGCTGAAGGAGGAGGCCGAGCAGCACAAGGCGGTGATGG
This region of Meles meles chromosome X, mMelMel3.1 paternal haplotype, whole genome shotgun sequence genomic DNA includes:
- the IKBKG gene encoding NF-kappa-B essential modulator isoform X2; translation: MSRPPWKSQPCEMVQPSGGPTGDQDVLGEESSLGKPAMLHVASEQGAPETFQRCLEENQELRDAIRQSNQVLRERCEELQRFQGSQRKEKEFLVQKFQEARKLVERLSLEKRELRRQTEQALQEVEHLKRCQQMAEDKASVKAQVTSLLGELQESQSRLEAANKERQALEGRARAASEQARQLESERAALQQQHSVQVDQLRMQSQSVEAALRMERQTASEEKRKLAQLQVAYHQLFQEYDSHVKSSTGMQLEDLKQQLQQAEEALAAKQEVIDKLKEEAEQHKAVMETVPVLKAQADIYKADFQAERQAREKLAERKELLQEQLEQLQREYGRLKASCQEAARIEDLRKRHVEVSQAPLPPAPAHASFHPALPSQRRSPPEEPPDFCCPKCQYRAPDMDTLQIHVMECIE
- the IKBKG gene encoding NF-kappa-B essential modulator isoform X1 produces the protein MSRPPWKSQPCEMVQPSGGPTGDQDVLGEESSLGKPAMLHVASEQGAPETFQRCLEENQELRDAIRQSNQVLRERCEELQRFQGSQRKEKEFLVQKFQEARKLVERLSLEKRELRRQTEQALQEVEHLKRCQQQMAEDKASVKAQVTSLLGELQESQSRLEAANKERQALEGRARAASEQARQLESERAALQQQHSVQVDQLRMQSQSVEAALRMERQTASEEKRKLAQLQVAYHQLFQEYDSHVKSSTGMQLEDLKQQLQQAEEALAAKQEVIDKLKEEAEQHKAVMETVPVLKAQADIYKADFQAERQAREKLAERKELLQEQLEQLQREYGRLKASCQEAARIEDLRKRHVEVSQAPLPPAPAHASFHPALPSQRRSPPEEPPDFCCPKCQYRAPDMDTLQIHVMECIE